CGGCCACCACCTTGTCCACCGGGCAGACCTCGGCCCCTCGGACCTGTCGAACGCGGCACTGCTGTGCGAAACGGCACCACGCGGTCGTGCACAACCGCCGCTACGCCGGCCGAATCGTCAAGGACCCGCACGGCGAACGGGTCGAGTGGGACCTGGTACGCGGGTCCTACGACGAGCTGCTCGCCCGTCGCGCCGCGCTGGAACCAGCGTGACCCCGCCCCACACCCCGCCGACACCGGCGGGGCCGCAGGCACGTCACTTCGAGGACCACTGGCTGGCCACAGGCATGTCGGCGAACGGCCTCGCTCCCCCTGACGCGCCACCTAGCATCGGCCTCGTGGCCCGCACCGACCCTCCCCCAGCACCAGGTCCGGCGCAGCTGGCGGTGAGTCCGCTCCAGGGTCTCCTGCTGGCCGTCCTGTTCCTGGTCGAGGTCCTGTGCCTGGTGGCGGTCGCCTGGTGGTCGGTCGATCTCGGCGGGGTGCTGGGCATCGCCGTCGCAGTCGTCACCGTGTCGGTCATGGTTGCCCTGTGGGGGCGCTACGCCGCACCGAAGGCCGCCCAGCGGCTGCACGGTCTGCCCTTGGCCGCCTTCATGCTGGGGTGGTTCGCGGTCGGAGGCGTCTGCCTGGCCGCCGTCGGCGGCCAACCCTGGTGGGGCGTGTCGCTCGTGGCCGGCTTCGCCCTCGTCAAGGGCCTGCTCCGACTGACGGGCTACCGGCACTCGGGTTGGGGGTCGTCAGCGCCAGCGGCGGTGGAGGGACAGCGCCCGGACGTCGGTCAGTGACGCCACCTGGTCGACGATGACGCGCAGCGCCGCGGCGTCCGACTCGGCCGCCTTCCAGTCGGCGAGCAGGTCGAGGTCCAGGCGCTCGGCGGGCGACTCCTGGTAGGCGGCCACGAGGTCCCTGACCACTGCCCGCTGGCCGGCCATGACCTCGACGCGCTCCTCGGCATACATGACGAAGTGCGCTGCCGTGGCCTTGAGCACCGCGACCTCGGCGCGGGTGTCGTCGGGCACGACGAGGTCGGCGTCGTAGCGGGTGAGGTCGCCGTCGCCGTGGCGCTCACGGGTGGCGAGCTCGACGGCGTGGACGAAGCGCCCGATGAGCCGCGACGTCATGTCCTTCAGCGCGGCGAGGTCACGCCGCGACCCGTCGTAGGCGGTTGGCACGGCTCCGGTGGCCAACACCCGCTCCAGTGCTGCCCCGAGGTCGTCCGCGCCGAGGTCGGCGGCATACAGCCCGCTGGCCATGGCCAGCACCTGCTCGACGTCGGAAGCGTCGCGCAACCGCCGGAGGTCCAGCCGTCCCGAGGCCACGGCGTCCTCGACGTCGTGGACCGAGTAGGCGACGTCGTCGGACCAGTCCATGACCTCGGCCTCGAGGCAGCGTCGACCCTTCGGGACGCTGTCACGGAACCACGCGAACACGTCCAGGTCCTCGGCGTACACCCCGAACTTGCGCGTCCCCTCGACACCCTCCCCTCGCGCCCACGGGTACTTGGTCGCGGCGTCGAGGCTGGCCCGGGTGAGGTTGAGCCCAGCAGGTCGCCCGTCGGGGTGCACCCGCTTGGCCTCCAGACGCGTGAGCAGTCGCAGCGTCTGCGCGTTGCCCTCGAATCCGCCTATGCCAGAAGCGATCTCGTCAAGCACCTGTTCACCGTTGTGCCCGAACGGCGGGTGCCCGATGTCGTGCGCGAGGCAGGCGGTGTCGACGACGTCGGCGCTGCACCCGAGAGCCGCACCGAACTCGCGGCCGATCTGCGCCACCTCGAGCGAGTGGGTCAGCCGGTTGCGCACGAAGTCGTCGTCACCCGGTTGCACGACCTGGGTCTTGGCGGAGAGCCGCCGCAGGCTGGCCGAGTGCACCAGCCGCGCGCGGTCGCGCGCGAAGTCGTCGCGGTCGGCGCGCTTGTGGACCGGGTCCTCGCGCACCCAGCGCTCCCGGTCGGTGTCGGAGTAGGCCACGGTGCTGACTCTAGGTGGCCTCCCGAGCGGCCCGCGCAGCGCGCTCGACCCACCTCGGCTCCGTGCCGTAGCGCTGCGGCGGCACGAGGCGGCCGTGGGCACTGTCGTCGATGAGCTGGGCCAGCCGCTTCTCCCGGGTGACCTCCTGCTTCCCGTCGAGCACCCACGCGGTGACGGCCTTGCGGTAGGCCGGCGTAGCGACTTCCCAGAAGGCCGCTGCGGCGGCGTTGGCCCGCAGCCGCTCCTCGTAGCCCTCCGGCAGGGCGAGCTCGCCCTGCTCGAACGAGTAGACGCCCGACCGGGCGTCACTGCGCCGCTCGAAGGCCGCGACCCCGGCGGGGCGCATGCGTCCCTCGGCAGTCAGGCGTTCCACGTGTCCGATGTTGACCCGGCTCCAGATGCTGCCCGGCTTCCGCGGGGTCCAGCGCTGCCGCACCGTGTCGTCGTCGATGCGCTGGGAGATGGAGTCGATCCACCCGAAGCAGAGAGCCTCGTCGAGCGCCTGGCGGTAGGTCAGCCCCCGGTGCGCCGCGTGCTTCTTGTACAGCCCGACCCACAGGCCCTCATGAGTCGCGTGGTTCTCCTCCAGCCAGGTCCGGAACTCGTCCGGCCCGTCGAAGAACAGCGCTGGGCGTTCGTCCGATCCACCCGGTTGTCCGACCATGGGGCGAGCCTGCCACGCGGCGCCGACAGCCGTGGCCACGAATTGCGCTCTTCCGGGGGCGGGCGCAGGGTGGAGCCATGAGCCATCTGAGTGGAAAGAGCATCGCTTTCCTCGTCGCCCCCGAGGGCATCGAGCGTGTCGAGCTGACCGAGCCCTGGAAGGCCGTCAGCGACGCAGGTGCCACCCCGGTGCTGCTCAGCACCAAGGAGGGCGAGGTGCAGACCTTCAACCACCTCGACAAGGCGGAGAGGCGCCCGGTCGACAAGACCGTCTCGAGCGCCTCCGTCGACGACTACGACGCCCTGGTGCTCCCGGGCGGGGTGGCCAACCCCGACGCGCTGCGCATGGACCAGGACGCCATCGCGTTCATCCGCGAGTTCGTCCAGTCCGGCAAGGTCGTGGCCGCCATCTGCCATGCCCCGTGGACCCTCGTCGAGGCCGACGTCGTGCGCGGCAAGCAGCTCACGTCGTGGCCGAGCCTGCAGACCGACATCCGCAACGCCGGCGGTGACTGGGTCGACAAGGAGGTCGTCGTCGACGGCAACCTCATCACCAGCCGGAAACCGCACGACCTGCCCGCCTTCACCGGCCACCTGCTCGACGCCGTGGCGCACGGCATCGCCTCGCGGTAGGCGCGACGCCAGGGGGACGTCCCCCTGAACAGCTGCTGCTCGGCCATCCCACCGGTGGCCGGGCAGCAGCGCTGTGTCCGGGCCCGCTGGGCCGCCGCAGACCTCAGCCGCCGCAGACCTCAGCCGCCGGAGACCGACAGCTCCGCCTGGGCGACGGCCTGCCGCGCGGCCTCGTTGAGCTCCTGGCTGTCGAGCCACCCCTCGGGCAGGGCGACCTGCCGAGGCGAGCCGGCCCGTCCCCGCTGGCCCTCGGCCGCGTCACCCGGCCACGGTGCCTCGGGGTCCATCGTGGCGATGAGGGCGTCGAGCGCCTCGAGCGAGTCGACGAGGGCGAGATGGTGCCGCACGGTCGAGCCCGCCGGGAAGCCCTTGAGGTACCACGCGATGTGCTTGCGGATGTCGCGGCAGGCCTTGAACTCGTCCCCGTAGAAGTCGACGAGGTACTCGGTGTGGCGGCGCATCGTCGCCGTCACCTCGCCGAGCGTCGGCTCGATGCGGGCGGGGGTTCCGGCGAAGGCTGCTGCCAGGTCGGTGAACAGCCAGGGGCGTCCGAGGCAGCCCCGGCCGACGACGACGCCGTCGCAGCCGGTCTCCTCCGCCATCCGCACGGCGTCCTCGGCCGACCAGATGTCGCCGTTGCCGAGCACGGGGATGCTGCGCACCGTCTCCTTCAGCCGGGTGATCGCGGTCCAGTCCGCCTCGCCCGAGTAGGCCTGGGAGGCGGTCCGGCCGTGCAACGCGACCGCCGCGACCCCGGCCCGCTCCGCGATCAGCCCGGCGTCGAGGTAGGTCAGGTGCTCGTCGTCGATTCCCTTGCGCATCTTCACCGTGACGGGGACGCCCGACGGAGAGGCCTCGCGCACGGCGGCCGTCACGATCGCCTCGAAGAGGTCGCGCTTCCACGGCAGCGCCGCTCCCCCGC
This genomic interval from Knoellia sp. p5-6-4 contains the following:
- a CDS encoding DUF2568 domain-containing protein is translated as MARTDPPPAPGPAQLAVSPLQGLLLAVLFLVEVLCLVAVAWWSVDLGGVLGIAVAVVTVSVMVALWGRYAAPKAAQRLHGLPLAAFMLGWFAVGGVCLAAVGGQPWWGVSLVAGFALVKGLLRLTGYRHSGWGSSAPAAVEGQRPDVGQ
- a CDS encoding deoxyguanosinetriphosphate triphosphohydrolase, with product MAYSDTDRERWVREDPVHKRADRDDFARDRARLVHSASLRRLSAKTQVVQPGDDDFVRNRLTHSLEVAQIGREFGAALGCSADVVDTACLAHDIGHPPFGHNGEQVLDEIASGIGGFEGNAQTLRLLTRLEAKRVHPDGRPAGLNLTRASLDAATKYPWARGEGVEGTRKFGVYAEDLDVFAWFRDSVPKGRRCLEAEVMDWSDDVAYSVHDVEDAVASGRLDLRRLRDASDVEQVLAMASGLYAADLGADDLGAALERVLATGAVPTAYDGSRRDLAALKDMTSRLIGRFVHAVELATRERHGDGDLTRYDADLVVPDDTRAEVAVLKATAAHFVMYAEERVEVMAGQRAVVRDLVAAYQESPAERLDLDLLADWKAAESDAAALRVIVDQVASLTDVRALSLHRRWR
- a CDS encoding YdeI/OmpD-associated family protein; translation: MVGQPGGSDERPALFFDGPDEFRTWLEENHATHEGLWVGLYKKHAAHRGLTYRQALDEALCFGWIDSISQRIDDDTVRQRWTPRKPGSIWSRVNIGHVERLTAEGRMRPAGVAAFERRSDARSGVYSFEQGELALPEGYEERLRANAAAAAFWEVATPAYRKAVTAWVLDGKQEVTREKRLAQLIDDSAHGRLVPPQRYGTEPRWVERAARAAREAT
- a CDS encoding type 1 glutamine amidotransferase domain-containing protein produces the protein MSHLSGKSIAFLVAPEGIERVELTEPWKAVSDAGATPVLLSTKEGEVQTFNHLDKAERRPVDKTVSSASVDDYDALVLPGGVANPDALRMDQDAIAFIREFVQSGKVVAAICHAPWTLVEADVVRGKQLTSWPSLQTDIRNAGGDWVDKEVVVDGNLITSRKPHDLPAFTGHLLDAVAHGIASR
- the dusB gene encoding tRNA dihydrouridine synthase DusB, which encodes MTSTASATAPAPAATPILPPLQIGPHTIESPVVLAPMAGITNRAFRRLCREYGQEGLERGGASGATSLYVSEMITSRALVERTPESMRLIEHDPEESPRSIQLYGVDPATVAAAVRMLVTEDRADHIDLNFGCPVPKVTRKGGGAALPWKRDLFEAIVTAAVREASPSGVPVTVKMRKGIDDEHLTYLDAGLIAERAGVAAVALHGRTASQAYSGEADWTAITRLKETVRSIPVLGNGDIWSAEDAVRMAEETGCDGVVVGRGCLGRPWLFTDLAAAFAGTPARIEPTLGEVTATMRRHTEYLVDFYGDEFKACRDIRKHIAWYLKGFPAGSTVRHHLALVDSLEALDALIATMDPEAPWPGDAAEGQRGRAGSPRQVALPEGWLDSQELNEAARQAVAQAELSVSGG